A single region of the Lycium barbarum isolate Lr01 chromosome 2, ASM1917538v2, whole genome shotgun sequence genome encodes:
- the LOC132627602 gene encoding cyclin-D4-1-like — protein sequence MAPNKDCLVSSLLCAEDNNIIFCNEDDDDVGFGFGFVEDVVVEDVVENRWYPRNHRNGGQQNKRIYGEECLTTGLPLQSDECLVLMIEKECEHMPLGDYLDRLKNGDLDIGARDEILEWIAKVHSNFNFGPMCAYLAVNYLDRFLSAYDLPKGKEWMMQLLGVACLSLAAKLEETDVPPSLDLQGGDAKFIFEAKTIQRMELLVLSTLKWRMQAITPFSFIDYFLKKINNDQNASRYSINKSIQLILSTQKGIHFLEFKPSVIAAAVAISVAVKTETVDSEKALSALVQHVQKDKVMKCVKLIQDLSLPSDLVKGPIASVQSVPQSPIGVLDAACLSYKTDESGGVGSYANSSHNSPVKRRKLNTPYKVDT from the exons ATGGCACCCAATAAGGATTGTCTTGTTTCTAGCCTTTTGTGTGCAGAAGACAACAATATTATTTTTTGcaatgaggatgatgatgatgttggatTTGGGTTTGGGTttgttgaggatgttgttgttgagGATGTTGTGGAAAACAGATGGTATCCTAGGAATCATCGAAATGGCGGTCAACAAAACAAGAGGATTTATGGGGAAGAATGTTTGACTACTGGTTTGCCATTGCAGAGTGATGAGTGTTTAGTCTTGATGATTGAAAAGGAATGTGAACATATGCCTCTTGGTGATTACCTTGATAGATTGAAAAATGGGGATTTGGATATTGGTGCTAGAGATGAGATTCTTGAATGGATTGCTAAG GTTCATTCAAATTTCAATTTTGGTCCAATGTGTGCATACTTGGCTGTGAACTATCTTGATAGATTCCTTTCTGCCTATGACTTGCCT AAGGGCAAAGAATGGATGATGCAATTACTTGGTGTAGCTTGTTTGTCTCTTGCTGCAAAATTGGAGGAAACCGATGTTCCTCCGTCTCTAGATTTACAG GGAGGGGATGCAAAGTTCATATTTGAAGCGAAAACCATACAAAGAATGGAGCTCCTTGTGTTGAGCACATTGAAATGGCGAATGCAGGCTATTACCCCATTCTCATTCATAGATTATTTCCTCAAGAAGATAAATAATGATCAAAATGCTTCAAGATattcaatcaataaatcaatacAACTCATACTAAGCACACAAAAAG GAATTCACTTCTTGGAATTCAAGCCTTCTGTGATTGCAGCAGCAGTAGCAATCTCAGTTGCAGTAAAAACTGAGACAGTAGACAGTGAGAAAGCACTATCTGCTCTAGTTCAGCATGTACAAAAG GATAAAGTGATGAAGTGTGTTAAATTGATTCAAGATTTATCTTTGCCAAGTGATTTAGTTAAAGGTCCAATTGCTTCAGTCCAATCTGTGCCTCAAAGTCCAATCGGTGTGTTGGATGCAGCATGTTTAAGTTACAAAACTGATGAGTCAGGAGGAGTTGGGTCATATGCAAATTCATCACATAATAGTCCAGTTAAGAGGAGAAAGCTAAATACACCTTATAAAGTGGATACTTAG